In Thermostichus vulcanus str. 'Rupite', the sequence CAACTGGACACCATAGGCCGCCAATCCCAGGCCGACCATGGCAAACATGAAGGTCATCAAAGAAACGGATCCCACCACCAGATAGCGCACCAAAATGCTGATGCCGCGGGTCAAGGAGCCCGCCTCCAGGTTCACAGGCGGCAGGTTAGCCAGCATCGAGAGCAGCAGTTGAAAAAAA encodes:
- a CDS encoding DUF3082 domain-containing protein, producing the protein MSSPKSPAPSEEGSPNPLNALLGATLAVGLGYGFFQLLLSMLANLPPVNLEAGSLTRGISILVRYLVVGSVSLMTFMFAMVGLGLAAYGVQLLGERLKASLRKAA